One Brassica oleracea var. oleracea cultivar TO1000 chromosome C7, BOL, whole genome shotgun sequence genomic window carries:
- the LOC106302881 gene encoding uncharacterized protein LOC106302881, translated as MAYQFPKRILEEGAETQIDKINNTCRRTILETVKGVLKDEYEEVLKDPVFGPILAIVENKLIYSGKIIHSFICKQLKVSKLHELWFLFAKRPLRFSMQEFHAVTGLKFKDEPEIDFINWKDDKGFWSLVLKQNRKINLFSVRDELLKECKEWTYVDRVRLVYLCIIHGFIMAKDWKVSIPQEYIRLVMDFEKLRMYPWGLRAYDELLASIFRAREDLHLKNSYVLDGFSYAFQIWIMEAVPDIGTMVGKKIKKNITKARCRNWKGSGKVSYQDISSLESHFDKGELFPFISNTGNNDVVDDAVFIREDEKKDERVGRIVALMNAKQDWNQFAWEVEALPRNVELSDSEEDVEVEDVTEEPSVIAEEPTVVAEEPIVVTKRGKRKLIDPGVESRKKQLLCQRAAEHNSGVSGDLKTFIEGLFTSSFNSLKELVQKDIQERFDKVHNEMAKLKETMSQVTGPSHTEGKTRASEILGPSQSGGKDQDKSSQSPGPSAAKGKANGKAAESLPPPAVHRSPRPVRKDVQNSEDDMMDFLKNLSQSSNIKVEMETQEYLQDAMGNLSQSSYVKGFDPSQKLNGEEPAECVTPLTSFKPADWRPPTLKDIDLHEDRVNDSDYSLVFVPEDSWAKLIKWSSTSM; from the exons ATGGCTTATCAGTTTCCAAAACGCATTCTTGAAGAAGGAGCTGAGACTCAGATTGATAAGATTAACAACACCTGTAGACGTACGATTCTTGAAACGGTGAAGGGTGTTCTCAAGGATGAGTATGAAGAAGTATTGAAAGACCCGGTCTTCGGTCCGATTCTGGCAATCGTAGAAAATAAGCTCATTTACTCCGGGAAGATTATTCACAGCTTCATATGCAAGCAGCTCAAGGTTTCCAAGCTCCACGAGTTGTGGTTTCTGTTCGCAAAGCGGCCTCTCAGGTTTTCTATGCAAGAATTTCATGCCGTGACTGGTTTGAAGTTCAAAGATGAACCGGAGATAGACTTCATTAACTGGAAGGATGATAAGGGGTTCTGGAGCCTCGTGCTGAAGCAAAATAGAAAGATTAACTTATTCAGTGTAAGGGATGAGCTTCTGAAAGAGTGTAAGGAGTGGACTTATGTGGACAGGGTGAGGCTAGTATATCTGTGTATTATACATGGATTCATCATGGCTAAGGATTGGAAAGTGTCTATCCCTCAAGAATACATCCGTTTGGTGATGGATTTTGAGAAGTTGAGGATGTATCCTTGGGGTCTTCGCGCGTATGATGAGCTGCTTGCATCAATATTCAGAGCAAGGGAAGATTTGCATCTGAAGAACAGTTACGTGTTGGATGGATTCTCATATGCGTTTCAGATATGGATTATGGAGGCAGTCCCAGACATTGGTACTATGGTGGGTAAAAAGATTAAAAAAAACATCACCAAAGCGAGATGTAGAAATTGGAAAGGAAGTGGAAAAGTATCCTACCAAGATATCAGTAGCTTAGAGTCACACTTCGATAAG GGAGAGCTGTTTCCCTTTATATCTAATACTGGGAACAATGATGTGGTTGATGATGCTGTGTTCATTAGGGAAGATGAGAAAAAGGATGAAAGAGTTGGTCGTATTGTTGCTCTGATGAATGCCAAACAAGACTGGAACCAATTCGCTTGGGAAGTTGAGGCTTTGCCTCGAAATGTGGAGCTTTCTGATTCAGAAGAAGATGTTGAAGTCGAAGATGTCACAGAGGAACCGTCTGTTATTGCAGAGGAACCGACTGTTGTTGCAGAGGAACCAATTGTTGTTACGAAAAGGGGCAAGCGCAAGCTTATTGATCCAGGTGTCGAGTCTCGAAAGAAACAACTGCTTTGTCAACGGGCGGCTGAGCATAACAGTGGTGTCTCCGGTGATCTGAAGACCTTCATTGAAGGTTTGTTCACCTCTTCTTTCAACTCTTTAAAGGAGCTGGTGCAAAAGGACATTCAAGAGCGTTTTGACAAGGTCCATAATGAGATGGCTAAACTCAAGGAAACGATGTCTCAAGTTACGGGTCCTTCACATACAGAGGGGAAAACCAGAGCATCTGAGATTTTGGGTCCTTCACAATCAGGAGGGAAAGACCAAGACAAATCATCACAGAGTCCGGGTCCTTCAGCAGCAAAGGGAAAAGCCAATGGCAAGGCAGCTGAGAGTTTGCCTCCTCCTGCGGTTCATCGTAGCCCTAGGCCAGTAAGAAAG GATGTTCAAAATTCTGAAGACGACATGATGGATTTTTTGAAGAATTTGTCACAATCATCAAACATCAAAGTAGAAATGGAGACCCAAGAGTACTTACAAGATGCCATGGGAAACCTTTCTCAATCATCATATGTTAAAGGTTTCGATCCATCACAAAAACTCAATGGCGAAGAACCAGCTGAATGCGTTACTCCACTGACTTCATTTAAGCCTGCGGATTGGAGACCACCTACTCTCAAAGATATCGACTTACATGAGGATCGGGTGAACGATAGCGATTACTCACTAGTGTTTGTCCCTGAGGATTCATGGGCCAAACTGATTAAGTGGTCCTCAACTTCCATGTAA
- the LOC106302882 gene encoding uncharacterized protein LOC106302882, with protein sequence MVHGVEISYSLAWDAREYAINAVKGIPEKGYEKIPKYLHMMKEANPGSHTFYERDTKGRFKFLFISFGQSVRGFFAAIRKVIVVDGTFLKSKYKGVLLVTTVLDGNSSLYHIAFGVVDSENDLAWNWFMRQLNVVIADDHSLAFVSDRNSSIAKAIARVYPQAHHGICIHHLLNNVVTYFSGKGVVGLVAKASKAYRAADFRKVFTAIFAISPEIGQYLIDADVRKWARCQFPGYRFDIRTTNPAESINAALRTPREFPVIPLLDSIREMMTRWFFKRRTLSSKHSKPLTIAVEKKIDRRIEKGKTFKVFPVSDHRFLVQGDTFDCSVDLVRRTCSCGKFDLMKIPCRHAIKAGFSVGIRPHTLTDDMYTTASWRSAYEESINPISVPEDAWKVPSHVEKSKILPPESRRAAGRRKKRRYETAEDKIRSSQGTQGSTVRKCSRCGIED encoded by the exons ATGGTACATGGAGTTGAGATATCCTATTCTTTGGCGTGGGATGCACGTGAATATGCAATCAACGCAGTGAAAGGTATTCCAGAGAAAGGTTATGAAAAAATTCCTAAATACTTGCATATGATGAAGGAAGCTAATCCAGGGTCACACACGTTTTATGAAAGGGATACAAAAGGGAGATTCAAATTCCTCTTCATCTCGTTTGGTCAGAGTGTTCGCGGTTTCTTTGCTGCAATTCGAAAAGTTATTGTGGTTGATGGGACGTTTTTAAAGAGCAAATACAAAGGAGTATTACTAGTTACTACTGTATTAGATGGAAACTCGAGTTTATATCATATTGCCTTTGGAGTTGTCGACTCAGAGAATGACCTCGCGTGGAACTGGTTTATGAGACAACTTAATGTGGTCATTGCTGACGACCATAGTTTAGCTTTTGTGTCTGATAGGAATTCCTCAATTGCTAAAGCTATTGCGAGAGTTTATCCGCAAGCTCATCATGGAATTTGCATTCACCACTTGCTGAATAATGTTGTGACATATTTCAGCGGGAAAGGTGTGGTTGGTTTGGTTGCAAAGGCTTCTAAAGCTTATCGAGCAGCTGATTTTCGTAAGGTGTTCACTGCTATTTTCGCTATTAGTCCTGAAATTGGACAGTATCTCATAGATGCCGATGTGAGGAAGTGGGCTCGTTGTCAGTTTCCAGGTTACAGATTTGATATTAGGACTACTAACCCTGCGGAGTCGATAAATGCTGCTTTGCGTACGCCTAGAGAGTTTCCAGTGATACCTTTGTTGGACAGCATTAGGGAAATGATGACTCGATGGTTTTTCAAACGTAGAACTTTAAGTTCTAAGCATTCGAAGCCACTGACCATTGCTGTGGAGAAAAAGATTGACAGAAGGATTGAGAAGGGTAAAACATTTAAGGTCTTTCCAGTTAGCGATCATAGGTTTTTAGTTCAAGGTGACACTTTCGACTGCTCGGTAGACTTGGTCAGACGCACGTGTTCTTGTGGGAAATTTGATCTGATGAAAATCCCATGCAGGCACGCCATAAAAGCAGGCTTCAGTGTTGGAATAAGACCACACACACTCACAGATGACATGTACACTACTGCCTCATGGCGCTCGGCTTATGAAGAAAGCATAAATCCTATTAGCGTCCCCGAAGATGCATGGAAAGTTCCATCTCATGTGGAGAAGTCGAAAATCCTTCCTCCAGAGAGTAGACGAGCTGCGGGTAGGAGAAAGAAACGCAGATACGAGACAGCCGAAGATAAGATCCGTTCGTCACAAGGAACTCAAGGCTCTACAGTTCGGAAATGCAGTCGATGTGGGATTGAAG ATTGA